The Tardiphaga alba genome includes a window with the following:
- a CDS encoding SDR family NAD(P)-dependent oxidoreductase: protein MTKTDNNEQTRKVALVTGAARGIGLAVAKRFLGEGYRVALLDIEGELLAASVKALNDPDNTLALHTDVSDEKAVAKAFADTQARFGRLDALVNNAGIANFKPLLETTLDEWERIMAVNLTGPFLCTKAAAPLMREHGGGAIVNIASISALRASTLRVAYGTSKAGIIHFTKQSAVELALQGIRVNAVAPGPVETAMAKAVHTPAIRADYHDAIPLNRYGGEDELADAIFFLCSDRASYITGQMLAVDGGFDATGIGLPTLRREGING, encoded by the coding sequence ATGACCAAGACTGACAACAACGAACAGACCCGCAAGGTCGCGCTGGTAACCGGCGCTGCGCGCGGCATCGGGCTCGCGGTGGCGAAGCGGTTTCTTGGCGAGGGCTATCGCGTCGCGCTTCTGGATATCGAGGGCGAGCTGCTCGCCGCCAGCGTCAAGGCGCTCAACGATCCCGACAATACGCTGGCGCTGCATACGGACGTCTCCGACGAGAAGGCCGTCGCCAAAGCCTTTGCCGACACGCAGGCCCGCTTCGGCCGGCTCGATGCGCTGGTCAACAATGCCGGCATCGCGAATTTCAAGCCGCTGCTGGAGACCACGCTGGACGAATGGGAACGCATCATGGCGGTGAATCTCACCGGCCCGTTCCTGTGCACCAAGGCGGCAGCCCCCCTGATGCGCGAACATGGCGGCGGGGCCATCGTCAATATCGCCTCGATCTCGGCTTTGCGCGCCTCGACGCTGCGCGTCGCCTACGGCACCAGCAAGGCCGGCATCATCCATTTCACCAAACAGTCCGCCGTCGAACTGGCGCTGCAGGGCATCCGCGTCAATGCGGTGGCGCCCGGCCCGGTGGAAACGGCGATGGCCAAGGCCGTGCACACGCCGGCGATCCGCGCCGACTATCACGACGCCATTCCGCTGAACCGCTACGGCGGCGAGGACGAGCTGGCCGATGCCATCTTCTTCCTGTGCAGCGACCGCGCCAGCTACATCACCGGCCAGATGCTGGCCGTGGACGGCGGCTTCGACGCCACCGGCATCGGCCTGCCCACGCTGCGGCGTGAAGGGATCAATGGGTGA
- a CDS encoding TonB-dependent siderophore receptor, whose product MRAATGTSPVQGYLATVSGTGTKTDTPLNQTAQSVSVVGAEQVRDQGATSVAETLRYVPGVFAEPGGVDTRNDYMTIRGQSPNVYLDGTRVNERGAFNEWRVDPFMLERVEVFRGPASVLYGDSSIAGLVNLISKRPRAEAHNEVGVAFDNFGRKQIQMDSTGKLTKDGEWLYRFVGLFRDSGTQVDFVPDNRIALSPSLTWRPTANTSWTVLGTYQKDRSGTSNGFLPREGTLVAGPNGYIPRNRFTGDPQNDIYQTETGAISSLFEHEFNDAVKFTQNMRYAHVDGIYRSVYAYSFFPNPYVFDFSGNRRSVIRGTGNQTSSNDSFTIDNNIQVKALTGPIAHKMLFGVDHRNLEQRSASAGGVDAQLFDLYNPVYSSVALLPLVNNPDTRQTQTGFYAQDQMRLGPWLATLGIRHDLASTRRTVADDSDRSATTGRASLMYETPFGLNPYVTWAQSFNPVFVSAVYGGSACVGGTCKDQRGETFEVGFKYNPTSTLAINAALYDTVEKNRLAPSSNPFASSQTGQVRIRGAELEVIGKVTADLDIIGSYSYINAKVESGTNIGKSVEGVPNNQASLWGKYRLTAFGLRDVSVGAGVRYIGTSYDEPNLITIPDYTLFDMMIAWDPGPFRLQINANNISDERYVAACYSRGDCYYGLGRTVLGTATYRF is encoded by the coding sequence GTGCGTGCGGCGACCGGCACCAGTCCCGTACAAGGTTATCTGGCAACAGTCAGCGGCACCGGCACCAAGACTGACACGCCACTGAACCAGACGGCACAGTCGGTCAGCGTCGTGGGCGCCGAGCAAGTGCGCGATCAAGGCGCCACCAGCGTTGCCGAAACCCTGCGCTATGTGCCCGGCGTGTTTGCCGAACCCGGCGGCGTCGATACGCGCAACGACTACATGACGATCCGCGGCCAGAGCCCGAACGTCTATCTCGACGGCACGCGGGTGAATGAGCGCGGCGCCTTCAACGAATGGCGCGTCGATCCTTTCATGCTCGAGCGTGTCGAAGTGTTTCGCGGCCCGGCCTCGGTGCTTTACGGCGACTCGTCGATCGCCGGCCTGGTCAATCTGATCTCGAAACGCCCGCGCGCCGAAGCGCATAATGAAGTCGGCGTCGCCTTCGACAATTTCGGCCGCAAGCAGATCCAGATGGATTCCACCGGCAAGCTGACCAAGGATGGCGAGTGGCTGTACCGGTTCGTCGGCCTGTTCCGCGATAGCGGCACCCAGGTCGATTTTGTCCCGGACAATCGGATCGCCCTCTCGCCATCGCTGACCTGGCGCCCGACTGCGAATACCAGCTGGACCGTGCTTGGCACCTATCAGAAGGACCGATCAGGCACCAGCAACGGCTTCCTGCCGCGCGAAGGCACGCTGGTGGCGGGACCGAACGGCTATATTCCACGCAATCGCTTTACCGGCGATCCGCAGAACGACATCTACCAGACCGAGACCGGCGCCATCAGTAGCCTGTTCGAACACGAATTCAACGATGCGGTGAAGTTCACCCAGAACATGCGCTACGCGCATGTTGATGGCATCTACCGTTCCGTCTACGCGTATTCGTTCTTCCCGAATCCCTATGTGTTCGACTTCAGCGGCAACAGGCGTTCCGTCATTCGCGGGACCGGCAATCAGACGTCGTCCAACGACAGCTTCACCATCGACAACAATATCCAGGTGAAGGCGCTGACCGGCCCGATCGCGCACAAGATGCTGTTCGGTGTCGATCATCGCAATCTCGAGCAGCGCTCGGCGTCGGCCGGCGGCGTCGATGCTCAACTGTTCGACCTCTATAACCCCGTCTATAGCAGCGTGGCCCTTCTCCCGCTGGTCAATAATCCCGATACGCGGCAGACCCAGACCGGATTTTACGCGCAAGACCAAATGCGCCTCGGTCCTTGGCTGGCAACGCTGGGCATTCGGCATGACCTTGCCAGCACACGACGCACCGTGGCCGACGACAGCGACCGATCGGCCACCACCGGCCGTGCCAGCCTGATGTATGAAACGCCTTTCGGTCTCAATCCCTATGTGACCTGGGCGCAATCGTTCAATCCGGTCTTTGTGAGCGCCGTCTATGGCGGCAGTGCCTGTGTCGGCGGCACCTGCAAGGATCAGCGCGGCGAAACATTCGAGGTCGGCTTCAAGTACAACCCGACCTCCACCTTGGCGATCAATGCTGCGCTCTACGACACGGTGGAGAAGAATCGGCTGGCCCCATCAAGTAATCCGTTCGCCTCCAGCCAGACCGGACAAGTCCGCATTCGCGGCGCCGAGCTCGAAGTCATCGGCAAGGTGACCGCTGATCTCGACATCATCGGCAGCTACTCCTACATCAACGCCAAGGTCGAAAGCGGCACAAATATCGGCAAGAGCGTCGAAGGCGTGCCGAACAACCAGGCCTCGCTGTGGGGCAAGTATAGACTGACGGCATTCGGTCTGCGCGATGTCTCGGTGGGCGCCGGCGTGCGCTATATCGGAACGTCCTATGACGAGCCAAATTTGATCACCATCCCCGACTACACGCTGTTTGACATGATGATCGCCTGGGACCCCGGCCCGTTCCGGCTGCAGATCAACGCCAACAATATCAGCGACGAGCGCTATGTGGCAGCGTGCTATTCCCGCGGCGACTGCTATTACGGCCTTGGACGTACGGTGTTGGGAACGGCGACCTACCGGTTCTGA
- a CDS encoding glutathione S-transferase family protein — translation MSLTLHFHPLSSYCWKTLIALYENDTPFVPRIVNLGDPAQRYAHLALWPVGKFPVLQDDARGDIVPEATIIIDYLDSHYPGATRFIPEGDLGLKTRLRDRFFDLHLHAHMQKIIDDRLRPADVKDPHGVAEAKTKLGIAYDMIERDMADGPWAMARAFTLADCAALPPLYYANKVLPFADTHPRAFAYLQRLQARPSIARVLREAEPYLGMFPQE, via the coding sequence ATGTCACTCACTCTGCATTTCCATCCGCTGTCATCCTATTGCTGGAAGACATTGATCGCTCTCTATGAGAACGACACGCCGTTCGTGCCGCGCATAGTCAATCTCGGTGACCCCGCGCAACGCTATGCGCATCTGGCGTTGTGGCCGGTCGGCAAGTTCCCGGTGCTGCAGGATGATGCGCGCGGTGACATCGTGCCGGAAGCGACCATCATCATCGACTATCTCGACAGTCACTATCCCGGGGCGACACGTTTCATTCCCGAAGGCGATCTCGGCCTGAAGACACGGCTGCGCGATCGCTTCTTCGATCTCCACCTTCACGCACACATGCAGAAGATCATCGACGACCGGTTGCGCCCGGCCGATGTCAAGGATCCGCATGGCGTTGCGGAGGCGAAGACAAAGTTGGGTATCGCCTATGACATGATCGAGCGCGACATGGCCGATGGACCGTGGGCGATGGCGCGTGCCTTTACGCTCGCTGATTGCGCGGCCTTGCCGCCGCTCTATTACGCCAACAAGGTGCTGCCCTTTGCCGACACGCATCCGCGCGCCTTCGCCTATCTCCAGCGCTTGCAGGCCCGGCCGTCGATCGCGCGCGTGCTCAGGGAAGCCGAGCCTTATCTCGGCATGTTCCCGCAGGAATGA
- a CDS encoding YciI family protein, with the protein MRFMVIVKANKDTEAGVMPSMELLTAMGNFNEEMVKAGVMQAGEGVHPTSKGTRIRYGDGAPAVTHGPFPLSSDLLAGFWLIETETRDEAIAWMKRAPFESGAEIEIRQIFAPEDFGDAFTPELREQEELMRAQLEK; encoded by the coding sequence ATGCGTTTCATGGTGATCGTGAAGGCCAACAAGGACACCGAAGCCGGTGTGATGCCGTCGATGGAATTGCTCACGGCGATGGGAAATTTCAACGAAGAAATGGTCAAGGCCGGTGTGATGCAGGCCGGCGAGGGCGTGCATCCGACCAGCAAGGGCACGCGCATCCGCTATGGGGACGGCGCGCCCGCTGTGACGCATGGGCCATTCCCTCTGTCGAGTGATCTCCTTGCCGGTTTCTGGCTGATCGAAACCGAGACGCGCGACGAAGCGATCGCCTGGATGAAGCGCGCGCCGTTCGAGAGCGGTGCCGAGATCGAGATCCGACAGATCTTTGCGCCGGAGGATTTTGGCGACGCGTTCACGCCCGAGCTGCGCGAGCAGGAAGAGCTGATGCGCGCGCAGCTGGAGAAGTAA
- a CDS encoding MFS transporter, translating to MADGIAAQASQPNGLTPQQQRWARVAIFTALAMASLDTAIANIALPTIASDLKATPADVIWVVNVYQIAMVATLLPFGALGEIIGHQRIYLFGLVLFTVASVACALAWSLESLLIARVLQGLGASGAMSVNAALVRTVYPPQHFGRGLGHNALIVATSFTIGPTIASAILSVASWEWLFAINLPFGLAALAISLKTLPKTTRATHSFDYLGALLAVACLGLLITGIDSAAHHVSAPVVIAELVAGALIGWVLLRRQAGHPAPMLPIDLFRRPLFALSAATAVCSFAVQGLAFVSLPFYFEEVLHRSAVETGIFLTPWPLVVGIMAPIAGRLSDHYPAGLLGGIGLALLGVGMVLLATLPPDPSIANIVWRMVICGAGFGFFQAPNMKAIMSSAPAGRSGGASGIVATARLTGQSTGAALAAFCFGLFGHAGATWALALGAGFAAIGCVMSFLRLIVQQPTDA from the coding sequence ATGGCAGATGGTATCGCGGCACAGGCTTCTCAGCCCAACGGGCTGACGCCGCAACAGCAACGCTGGGCGCGTGTCGCGATCTTCACCGCGCTGGCCATGGCCTCGCTCGACACCGCTATCGCCAACATCGCGCTGCCCACCATCGCATCGGATCTGAAGGCGACACCAGCCGACGTCATCTGGGTGGTCAATGTCTACCAGATCGCCATGGTCGCCACTTTGCTGCCTTTCGGCGCGCTGGGCGAGATCATCGGCCATCAACGCATCTATCTGTTCGGGCTGGTCCTGTTCACCGTGGCGTCCGTCGCCTGCGCGCTGGCCTGGTCGCTGGAATCGCTGCTGATTGCACGCGTGCTGCAAGGGCTCGGTGCCTCCGGCGCCATGAGCGTCAATGCCGCGCTGGTACGCACCGTCTATCCACCCCAGCATTTCGGCCGAGGGCTCGGGCACAATGCGCTGATCGTGGCCACGTCCTTCACCATCGGGCCGACCATCGCGTCTGCCATCCTGTCGGTGGCCAGTTGGGAATGGCTGTTTGCCATCAACCTGCCCTTTGGCCTTGCGGCACTCGCCATCAGCCTGAAAACCCTGCCGAAGACGACGCGCGCGACGCACAGCTTCGACTACCTCGGTGCTTTGCTGGCTGTTGCGTGCCTGGGCCTGCTGATTACCGGCATCGACAGCGCCGCGCATCATGTCTCGGCCCCGGTCGTAATCGCCGAACTCGTCGCCGGAGCGCTGATAGGCTGGGTGCTGCTGCGACGGCAGGCTGGACATCCCGCGCCTATGCTCCCCATCGACCTGTTCCGCCGGCCGCTCTTTGCCCTTTCGGCGGCGACGGCGGTCTGCTCCTTCGCCGTGCAGGGCCTCGCTTTCGTGTCGCTGCCTTTCTACTTCGAAGAAGTTTTGCATCGCTCGGCGGTGGAAACCGGCATCTTCCTGACGCCGTGGCCGCTGGTGGTGGGCATCATGGCGCCGATCGCCGGCCGGCTGTCCGACCACTATCCGGCCGGCCTGCTCGGCGGCATCGGCCTGGCGCTGCTCGGGGTCGGCATGGTGCTGCTGGCAACCCTGCCGCCGGACCCGAGCATCGCCAATATCGTCTGGCGCATGGTGATCTGCGGCGCCGGCTTCGGCTTCTTCCAGGCGCCGAACATGAAGGCCATCATGTCCAGCGCCCCCGCCGGCCGCAGCGGCGGCGCCAGCGGCATCGTCGCCACCGCCCGGCTCACGGGCCAGAGTACCGGCGCGGCCCTTGCTGCGTTCTGTTTCGGACTCTTCGGCCATGCCGGCGCGACCTGGGCGCTGGCGCTCGGCGCCGGCTTCGCCGCCATTGGCTGCGTCATGAGCTTCCTGCGCCTCATCGTGCAGCAGCCGACCGACGCTTAA
- a CDS encoding MATE family efflux transporter, whose amino-acid sequence MKLETPQAIAAAHPAPVPEMNPRTRMLLQAPLAPTLVKLAWPNLLVMLAQASTGLIETWWVSHLGSDALTGMAVVFPGFMMMQMLSAGAMGGGISSAIARALGARRTADAEALVLHATFINILLGLTGSAIFLIFGRAIYTSMGVSGGALDAAMQYSNVVFGGSVLVWLMNGFASIIRGTGNMLVPSLSICIGVVILIPLSPLLIFGWGPIPALGIAGGGWAVVLSTFTVGAVLAGYILSGRCIVHFKWAPLRWDLSADILRVGAIAAVISLQTSLTVLLTTALVGGFAGGDAVAGFGTGVRLEFLMVPLAFGFGGPLVALVGTNIGAGQEDRALRAALIGGAMVFAITETVGLIAAIWPAAWLGLFGSDPQMIETGSAYLRIVGPAYGFFGLGLSLYFASQGAGKMLFPLLAGVLRLLISIGGGWLALRLTGSLTWLFACLALALVTYGTIIATAVASGTWFKKAN is encoded by the coding sequence ATGAAACTGGAAACGCCGCAGGCGATCGCTGCCGCCCATCCCGCGCCGGTGCCGGAGATGAATCCGCGCACGCGGATGCTGCTGCAGGCACCGCTCGCCCCCACGCTGGTGAAGCTCGCCTGGCCCAATCTGCTGGTGATGCTGGCGCAGGCCTCTACCGGCCTCATTGAGACCTGGTGGGTCTCGCATCTCGGCAGCGATGCCCTCACCGGCATGGCGGTGGTGTTTCCCGGCTTCATGATGATGCAGATGCTGTCGGCCGGCGCCATGGGCGGCGGCATCTCATCGGCCATTGCGCGTGCGCTCGGTGCGCGGCGCACGGCAGATGCCGAGGCGCTGGTGCTGCATGCCACCTTCATCAATATCCTGCTCGGCCTCACCGGCTCCGCGATCTTCCTGATCTTCGGTCGCGCCATCTACACATCCATGGGCGTCAGCGGCGGCGCGCTCGATGCGGCCATGCAATATTCAAATGTGGTGTTCGGCGGCAGCGTGCTGGTCTGGCTGATGAACGGCTTTGCCAGCATCATCCGCGGCACCGGCAACATGCTGGTGCCGTCGCTCTCGATCTGCATCGGCGTCGTCATCCTGATCCCGCTGTCGCCGCTCCTGATCTTCGGCTGGGGGCCGATCCCCGCGCTCGGCATTGCCGGCGGCGGCTGGGCGGTGGTGCTCTCGACCTTCACCGTGGGCGCCGTGCTGGCCGGCTACATTCTCTCCGGCCGCTGCATCGTGCATTTCAAATGGGCGCCGCTGCGCTGGGACCTCTCGGCCGACATTCTTCGCGTCGGCGCCATCGCTGCTGTCATCTCGCTGCAGACGAGCCTCACGGTGCTGCTCACCACCGCACTGGTCGGCGGTTTCGCGGGTGGTGACGCAGTGGCCGGCTTCGGCACAGGCGTGCGGCTGGAATTTTTGATGGTGCCGCTGGCCTTCGGCTTCGGCGGGCCGCTGGTCGCCCTTGTCGGCACCAATATCGGCGCCGGGCAGGAAGACCGCGCACTTCGCGCAGCTCTGATCGGTGGCGCCATGGTGTTCGCGATCACCGAAACGGTCGGCCTCATCGCCGCCATCTGGCCGGCGGCATGGCTCGGACTTTTCGGCAGCGATCCGCAGATGATCGAGACCGGCAGCGCCTATCTGCGCATCGTCGGCCCCGCCTACGGCTTCTTCGGCCTGGGCCTGTCGCTCTATTTCGCCTCGCAAGGTGCGGGCAAGATGCTGTTTCCGCTGCTAGCCGGCGTATTGCGGCTACTGATCTCGATCGGCGGCGGCTGGCTGGCACTGCGGCTGACGGGATCGCTGACCTGGCTGTTCGCCTGCCTCGCATTGGCGCTGGTCACCTACGGCACCATCATTGCCACTGCGGTGGCATCGGGGACGTGGTTCAAGAAAGCGAACTGA
- a CDS encoding winged helix-turn-helix transcriptional regulator yields MQRKSFNKMECPVARSLERVGEWWSILIMRDAIYGMTRFDEFQKNLNIAPNMLTRRLAVLVEAGLLEKRLYSEKPPRYEYIVTPRGRDFRAVLWSLQSWGNRHFAPRARV; encoded by the coding sequence ATGCAGAGGAAGAGCTTCAACAAGATGGAGTGCCCGGTCGCCCGCAGCCTCGAGCGCGTCGGCGAATGGTGGAGCATCCTGATCATGCGCGACGCCATCTATGGGATGACGCGCTTCGACGAGTTTCAGAAGAATCTCAACATCGCCCCGAACATGCTGACCAGGCGCCTCGCGGTGCTGGTCGAGGCCGGGCTGCTGGAGAAGCGGCTCTATTCCGAGAAGCCGCCGCGCTACGAATATATCGTCACACCGCGCGGCCGCGATTTTCGCGCCGTGCTGTGGTCGCTGCAGAGCTGGGGCAACCGCCATTTCGCCCCGAGGGCGAGAGTGTGA
- a CDS encoding AMP-binding protein, whose translation MTDVLNTFPTVGLQTLRALARYPDRIAFSWPGGSLTYRGATDMIGRLQHAFMNLGAKPGTKVALLTANRADTWCTGVAAQLSRFAITWLHPLGSLQDQIDQIEDSESQILVIDADNFLQRGGELAARAQGLRHVFTLGRADYGVDLLDVIDKNGTATARDFAGIDDVAVLNYTGGTTGKSKGALRRHREVSPFADGVLSDFEIPDTPSYLTVAPISHVAGTKVLPTLMRGGTVHMLKGFDPEAVLKTIERQRINFTLFVPTMIYVLLDHPTLTKTDLSSLDLVLYGASPMSPSRLVEGIERIGPVFSQLYGQTECYPMSVLRKADHDVKQPDLFLSCGFPIAMCDIRILDDDDNEVARGESGEICVRAPHVMLEYWKRPEQTAETLKNGWLHTGDIARMDERGYMFILDRKKDMIVSGGFNIFPREVEDVLTTHADVAMCAVIGIPDDKWGEAVTAVVVTRSGAQPNADELINLVKAQKGSAHAPKHVKFVTELPMTGVGKIDKKALRASFWVGRERMVG comes from the coding sequence ATGACGGACGTGCTCAACACGTTTCCGACGGTGGGCCTGCAAACCCTGCGTGCGCTGGCGCGCTATCCCGATCGCATCGCCTTCAGCTGGCCCGGCGGCTCCCTCACCTATCGCGGCGCCACCGACATGATCGGGCGGCTGCAGCATGCGTTCATGAACCTTGGCGCAAAGCCCGGCACCAAGGTCGCGCTGCTGACCGCCAATCGCGCGGATACGTGGTGCACCGGCGTCGCAGCGCAACTGTCGCGCTTCGCCATCACCTGGCTGCATCCGCTGGGATCGCTGCAGGACCAGATCGACCAGATCGAGGATTCGGAATCGCAGATCCTGGTGATCGATGCCGACAACTTCCTGCAGCGCGGTGGCGAGCTGGCGGCCAGGGCGCAGGGGCTGCGTCATGTCTTCACGCTCGGCCGTGCGGATTACGGCGTCGATCTCCTTGATGTGATCGACAAGAACGGCACCGCCACCGCACGCGACTTCGCCGGGATCGACGACGTCGCCGTGCTGAACTACACCGGCGGCACCACCGGCAAATCCAAGGGCGCGCTGCGCCGGCATCGCGAGGTCTCCCCCTTTGCCGATGGCGTGTTGTCGGATTTCGAAATACCGGACACGCCAAGCTATCTCACGGTCGCGCCGATCAGCCATGTGGCCGGCACGAAGGTGCTGCCGACGCTGATGCGCGGCGGCACGGTGCACATGCTGAAAGGTTTCGATCCCGAGGCCGTGCTGAAAACCATCGAGCGCCAGCGCATCAATTTCACGCTGTTCGTGCCGACCATGATCTATGTGCTGCTCGATCATCCAACTCTGACGAAGACCGATCTCTCGTCGCTCGACCTCGTGCTCTATGGGGCGTCGCCGATGTCGCCAAGTCGGCTGGTGGAAGGCATCGAGCGGATCGGACCGGTGTTCTCGCAGCTGTACGGCCAGACCGAGTGCTATCCGATGTCGGTGCTGCGCAAGGCGGATCACGACGTGAAGCAACCGGACCTGTTCCTGTCCTGCGGCTTCCCCATCGCCATGTGCGACATCCGCATTCTCGACGATGACGACAACGAAGTGGCGCGGGGCGAATCCGGCGAGATCTGCGTGCGCGCGCCGCATGTGATGCTGGAATACTGGAAGCGGCCGGAGCAGACCGCGGAGACATTGAAGAACGGCTGGCTGCATACCGGCGACATCGCGCGCATGGACGAGCGCGGCTACATGTTCATCCTCGACCGCAAGAAGGACATGATCGTGTCCGGCGGCTTCAACATCTTCCCACGCGAGGTCGAGGATGTGCTCACCACCCATGCCGATGTCGCCATGTGCGCCGTGATCGGCATTCCCGACGACAAATGGGGCGAGGCTGTCACCGCTGTGGTGGTGACGCGCAGCGGCGCGCAGCCTAATGCGGACGAGCTGATCAATCTGGTGAAAGCACAGAAGGGCTCGGCCCATGCACCGAAACATGTGAAGTTCGTGACGGAACTGCCGATGACCGGCGTCGGCAAGATCGACAAGAAAGCTCTGCGCGCGAGCTTCTGGGTCGGGCGGGAACGGATGGTGGGGTGA
- a CDS encoding LemA family protein, translating into MRKFLTVLAALATLGLSGCGYNAIQTNDEQVKSSWSEVVNQYQRRADLVPNLVNSVKGFAQQEKDVLLGVTNARAKVGSVQATPDVVNDPGALQKFQAAQGELSGALSRLLVVTENYPQLKSDALFKDLMSQLEGTENRITVARNRYIKAVQEYNVGVRTFPNNLTAMIFGYKEKANFSVANEGEISTAPKVDFNPTPAPAK; encoded by the coding sequence ATGCGCAAGTTTTTGACCGTGCTGGCGGCACTGGCGACCCTCGGCCTGTCCGGTTGCGGTTACAACGCGATCCAGACCAATGACGAACAGGTGAAATCGTCCTGGTCCGAGGTCGTGAACCAGTATCAGCGCCGCGCCGATCTCGTCCCCAATCTCGTCAATTCCGTGAAGGGCTTTGCCCAGCAGGAGAAGGACGTGCTGCTCGGCGTTACCAATGCCCGCGCCAAGGTCGGCAGCGTGCAGGCGACGCCCGACGTGGTGAACGATCCCGGCGCGCTGCAGAAATTCCAGGCTGCGCAGGGCGAACTCTCCGGCGCGCTGTCGCGTCTTCTCGTCGTTACGGAGAACTATCCGCAGCTGAAGTCCGATGCGCTGTTCAAGGACCTGATGTCGCAGCTCGAAGGCACCGAGAACCGCATCACGGTGGCGCGCAACCGCTACATCAAGGCGGTGCAGGAATATAACGTCGGCGTGCGCACCTTCCCGAACAATCTGACGGCCATGATCTTCGGCTACAAGGAGAAGGCGAATTTCTCCGTCGCCAATGAAGGCGAGATCTCCACCGCGCCGAAGGTCGATTTCAATCCGACACCGGCCCCGGCGAAGTAA
- a CDS encoding TPM domain-containing protein codes for MRLVQAGLLALLLFCCGAPAFADVAVPALTGRVVDQTGTLSSSEQSELSGKLADFEKRKGSQIGVLIVPTTEPETIAQFSIRVAEAWKLGRSKVDDGAILLVAKNDRKLRIEVGNGLEGALTDATTRRIIDEIIAPRFKTGDFAGGIKAGAERMMKIIDGEPLSPPPEPSEWRADTALFDQLFEYAPFLLFGAFIGGAFLRQMLGRLLGSLVAGGLVMAAVWLIVSSVIAGAICGLAAFFITLIGDSALSTGGSSGRSGSSGGGWSSGSSSSSSSSGGFSGGGGSFSGGGASGSW; via the coding sequence ATGAGGCTCGTCCAGGCCGGCCTGCTGGCGCTGCTGCTGTTCTGCTGCGGCGCGCCAGCCTTTGCCGACGTCGCCGTGCCGGCCTTGACCGGCCGTGTGGTGGATCAGACCGGCACGCTGTCCAGCAGCGAGCAATCCGAGCTCAGCGGCAAACTGGCAGATTTCGAGAAGCGCAAGGGCAGCCAGATCGGCGTCCTGATCGTGCCGACCACGGAGCCCGAGACGATCGCGCAGTTCTCCATCCGTGTCGCCGAGGCGTGGAAGCTCGGCCGCAGCAAGGTCGATGACGGGGCGATCCTGCTGGTCGCTAAGAACGATCGCAAGCTGCGCATCGAGGTCGGCAACGGGCTCGAAGGGGCGCTCACCGACGCCACCACCCGGCGCATCATCGATGAGATCATCGCGCCGCGCTTCAAGACCGGTGATTTCGCCGGCGGCATCAAGGCCGGCGCCGAACGGATGATGAAAATCATCGATGGCGAGCCGCTGTCGCCACCGCCCGAGCCGTCGGAGTGGAGGGCCGACACGGCGCTGTTCGACCAGTTGTTCGAATATGCGCCTTTCCTGCTGTTCGGCGCGTTCATCGGCGGCGCCTTCCTGCGCCAGATGCTCGGGCGTCTGCTGGGCTCGCTGGTCGCCGGCGGCCTGGTCATGGCGGCGGTGTGGCTGATCGTCAGCAGCGTCATTGCCGGCGCCATCTGCGGCCTTGCGGCCTTTTTCATCACGCTGATCGGCGATTCCGCGCTGTCGACCGGCGGGTCGTCGGGGCGCAGTGGCAGCAGCGGCGGTGGCTGGTCGTCGGGCAGTTCGAGTTCGTCGAGCAGCAGCGGTGGCTTCAGCGGCGGTGGCGGCAGCTTCAGTGGCGGCGGCGCTTCGGGGAGTTGGTGA
- a CDS encoding TPM domain-containing protein translates to MSLKRIGRHLLANRARVRKAFPREAIAAIEQAIKTSEATHAGQIRFVVEGALDGAPLFRNQAARERAIDVFSQLRVWDTEHNNGVLIYLLLADRDVEIVVDRGIDRHVGRAGWEAICQMMETHFRAGRFEQGVIAGIEAVTTHLARHFPADGAAMNELPDAPVVL, encoded by the coding sequence ATGAGCCTGAAACGCATCGGCAGACATCTGCTCGCCAACCGCGCCCGCGTCCGCAAGGCATTTCCGCGAGAGGCAATCGCGGCGATCGAGCAGGCCATCAAGACCAGCGAGGCGACGCATGCCGGCCAGATTCGCTTCGTGGTGGAAGGCGCGCTCGATGGCGCGCCGCTGTTTCGCAACCAGGCGGCGCGCGAGCGGGCCATCGACGTGTTTTCGCAACTGCGCGTCTGGGACACCGAGCACAATAACGGCGTGCTGATCTATCTGCTGCTGGCGGATCGTGATGTGGAGATCGTGGTCGATCGCGGCATCGACAGGCATGTCGGCAGGGCCGGCTGGGAAGCGATCTGCCAGATGATGGAAACGCACTTCCGCGCCGGCCGTTTCGAGCAGGGCGTCATCGCCGGCATCGAGGCCGTGACGACGCATCTGGCAAGGCATTTCCCGGCAGACGGTGCCGCGATGAACGAGCTGCCGGATGCGCCGGTGGTGCTTTAG